The following is a genomic window from Rhodospirillales bacterium.
ATTTGCGCCGCCATGTGCGTCCGGTAAGTGGCGTCGTCGCCGGCCTTGGCTGCTTCTCGTCCTTCATTCGGATTGCCCAGCGCGCGGATGTGGACATAGCCGATTCCGGCCGCGAGCAGGCTTCGACGTAGCGCGTCGCGGCGAAACTCCGGGCGCTGCGACCACGGGTGGCTGCGGACGTCGATCAATGTTGCGACGCCGGCCGATCGCAACGCCTGGACGAACCCCGCCAACGCGGCTTTCTCGTAGCCGATCGTGCACAGTGCGCCGGGGCTCAAGGCGCAACGTAGCGGACGCCGGCGCGACCCTCGAAATCCGCGTCCTGGGTCCAGAAAATCGCCCCGACCGCGCGCGCCGTCGCCAGCATCACGCTGTCGGCGAGCGGCAGCCGTTCGACGACACTGAGTCGCGCGGCGGCGAGCGCGAGGGTTG
Proteins encoded in this region:
- a CDS encoding DUF488 domain-containing protein, which encodes MDPGRGFRGSRRRPLRCALSPGALCTIGYEKAALAGFVQALRSAGVATLIDVRSHPWSQRPEFRRDALRRSLLAAGIGYVHIRALGNPNEGREAAKAGDDATYRTHMAAQIAGADGQKGLARIVDLARKGAVALMCYERDPARCHRSVVAKALVARGLAPPVHLFAE